Proteins encoded within one genomic window of Streptomyces taklimakanensis:
- a CDS encoding DeoR/GlpR family DNA-binding transcription regulator, giving the protein MNAEERQREILSRARRAGSVEVVALAEELSVARETIRRDLRILEGHGLVRRTHGGAYPVESAGFETTLAFRTTLHVPEKRRIAAASADLLGEAETVFVDEGFTPQLIADALPRDRPLTVVTTSLVTAGTLAKEENFTVLLLGGRVRGGTLATVDHWTTRMLSGFVIDLAYVGANGISRDHGLTTPDPAVGEVKAAAVRSARRRIFVGTHTKFGAVGFCRFAEVTDFETIVTGVALPPTEAHRYSLMGPNVIRV; this is encoded by the coding sequence GTGAACGCCGAGGAGCGGCAGCGGGAGATCCTCTCCAGGGCCCGCCGCGCGGGCTCGGTGGAGGTCGTCGCGCTCGCCGAGGAGCTGTCCGTCGCCCGGGAGACCATCCGGCGCGACCTGAGGATCCTGGAGGGACACGGTCTGGTACGGCGCACCCACGGGGGCGCCTACCCGGTGGAGAGCGCCGGTTTCGAGACGACCCTGGCCTTCCGCACCACCCTGCACGTACCCGAGAAGCGGCGGATCGCCGCAGCCTCGGCCGACCTGCTGGGCGAGGCCGAGACCGTCTTCGTCGACGAGGGCTTCACCCCGCAGCTCATCGCCGACGCGCTGCCGCGCGACCGCCCGCTGACCGTCGTCACCACCTCCCTGGTCACCGCCGGGACGCTGGCGAAGGAGGAGAACTTCACCGTCCTGCTCCTCGGCGGCCGGGTGCGGGGCGGGACCCTGGCCACCGTCGACCACTGGACGACCCGCATGCTCTCCGGGTTCGTCATCGACCTGGCGTACGTCGGGGCCAACGGCATCTCCCGCGACCACGGGCTCACCACGCCGGACCCGGCGGTCGGCGAGGTGAAGGCCGCGGCCGTCCGGTCCGCGCGCCGCAGGATCTTCGTCGGAACGCACACCAAGTTCGGGGCGGTCGGCTTCTGCCGGTTCGCGGAGGTGACCGACTTCGAGACGATCGTCACCGGCGTCGCGCTGCCCCCCACCGAGGCCCACCGCTACTCGCTCATGGGCCCGAACGTCATCCGGGTCTGA
- a CDS encoding carbohydrate ABC transporter permease, translating into MTVTAPSPAPARATAVPPAVRRARRRSAALGVLAWLVGIAFFLPVAWMVLTSLHSEADAATNPPSVAASLTLDGYREFFGATGGASPWPPLINSAMASVFSTAAVLLLAFPAAYALSVRPVRRWRDVLFFFLSTKMLPVVAGLLPVYLFARNVGMLDNIWLLVVLYTSMNLPIAVWMMQSFLAEVPVALIEAARLDGARLPTVLGRVIAPVVGPGIAATALICFIFSWNEMLFARVLTGVTAQTAPVFLTGFITSQGLFLAQVCAASVAISLPVLAAGFAAQDKLVQGLSLGAVK; encoded by the coding sequence ATGACGGTCACCGCGCCCTCCCCGGCCCCCGCCCGGGCCACCGCCGTGCCGCCGGCCGTACGCCGTGCCCGGCGCCGGAGCGCCGCGCTCGGGGTGCTGGCCTGGCTGGTGGGAATCGCGTTCTTCCTGCCGGTCGCCTGGATGGTGCTCACCTCGCTGCACTCCGAGGCCGACGCCGCCACCAACCCGCCCTCCGTCGCCGCGTCCCTCACCCTGGACGGCTACCGCGAGTTCTTCGGCGCCACGGGCGGGGCGAGCCCCTGGCCGCCGCTGATCAACTCGGCCATGGCCTCGGTGTTCTCCACCGCGGCGGTGTTGCTGCTGGCGTTCCCGGCGGCGTACGCGCTGTCCGTCCGGCCGGTGCGCAGGTGGCGGGACGTGTTGTTCTTCTTCCTGTCCACCAAGATGCTGCCGGTCGTGGCCGGTCTGCTGCCGGTGTACCTGTTCGCCAGGAACGTCGGCATGCTCGACAACATCTGGCTGCTGGTCGTCCTCTACACCTCGATGAACCTGCCGATCGCGGTGTGGATGATGCAGTCCTTCCTCGCCGAGGTACCCGTCGCCCTCATCGAGGCGGCCCGACTCGACGGGGCGCGGCTGCCCACGGTCCTGGGCCGGGTCATCGCCCCGGTCGTGGGGCCCGGCATCGCCGCCACCGCGCTGATCTGCTTCATCTTCAGCTGGAACGAGATGTTGTTCGCCCGGGTCCTCACCGGGGTGACCGCGCAGACCGCGCCCGTCTTCCTGACCGGGTTCATCACCAGCCAGGGGCTGTTCCTGGCGCAGGTGTGCGCCGCCTCGGTCGCCATCTCCCTGCCCGTGCTCGCCGCGGGGTTCGCCGCCCAGGACAAGCTGGTCCAGGGCCTGTCGCTAGGAGCCGTCAAGTGA
- a CDS encoding ABC transporter substrate-binding protein, with amino-acid sequence MRRQTRHAARALTAAAAAGTLLAACSGAGGTGSSGGDAINVLMVNNPPMVELQKLTAEHFTEETGIEVNFTVLPENDVRDKIGQDFSNQAGQYDVATISNYETPIYAANGWLHALDPYVEKDEKFDQEDILAPMRLSLTGEDGRLYAQPFYGESSFLMYREDVFDKHGLTMPDKPTWRQVADLAAEVDAAEEDMEGICLRGLPGWGEVIAPLTTVVNTFGGTWFDEDWNARLTSPETTEAVEFYVDLVREHGEAGAAQAGYAECLNNMTQGKTAMWYDATAGAGSLEADGSPVKGKIGYVPAPVERTDGSGWLYTWAWGMQKASENPDAAWRFISWASSKEYEELVGEEIGWANVPAGKRASTYERPEYRRAAGAFADVTRDAIAGADPENPGVQERPAPGIQFVGIPEFTDLGTKVSQEISAAIAGRQSVAEALRASQRLAEEVGGEYRNR; translated from the coding sequence ATGCGCAGACAGACCCGACACGCGGCACGCGCGCTGACCGCCGCAGCGGCGGCCGGAACCCTCCTCGCGGCCTGTAGCGGAGCCGGTGGGACCGGCTCGTCCGGCGGCGACGCCATCAACGTGCTGATGGTCAACAACCCGCCGATGGTCGAGTTGCAGAAGCTCACCGCCGAGCACTTCACCGAGGAGACCGGCATCGAGGTCAACTTCACGGTCCTGCCCGAGAACGACGTCCGCGACAAGATCGGCCAGGACTTCTCCAACCAGGCCGGCCAGTACGACGTCGCCACCATCAGCAACTACGAGACGCCCATCTACGCCGCGAACGGCTGGCTGCACGCGCTGGACCCGTACGTGGAGAAGGACGAGAAGTTCGACCAGGAGGACATCCTGGCGCCGATGCGGCTCTCGCTCACCGGGGAGGACGGCAGGCTCTACGCCCAGCCGTTCTACGGCGAGTCGTCCTTCCTGATGTACCGCGAGGACGTCTTCGACAAGCACGGCCTGACCATGCCCGACAAGCCCACCTGGCGGCAGGTCGCCGACCTCGCCGCCGAGGTGGACGCCGCGGAGGAGGACATGGAGGGCATCTGCCTGCGCGGCCTGCCCGGGTGGGGCGAGGTGATCGCCCCGCTGACCACCGTCGTCAATACCTTCGGCGGCACCTGGTTCGACGAGGACTGGAACGCGCGGCTGACCTCGCCCGAGACCACCGAGGCCGTGGAGTTCTACGTCGACCTGGTGCGCGAGCACGGCGAGGCGGGCGCCGCCCAGGCCGGGTACGCCGAGTGCCTCAACAACATGACCCAGGGCAAGACCGCCATGTGGTACGACGCCACCGCCGGCGCCGGGTCGCTGGAGGCCGACGGCTCCCCGGTCAAGGGGAAGATCGGCTACGTGCCGGCCCCCGTGGAGAGGACGGACGGCTCCGGATGGCTCTACACCTGGGCGTGGGGCATGCAGAAGGCCTCCGAGAACCCCGACGCCGCCTGGAGGTTCATCTCCTGGGCGTCGAGCAAGGAGTACGAGGAGCTGGTCGGCGAGGAGATCGGCTGGGCCAACGTTCCCGCCGGGAAGCGCGCCTCCACCTACGAGCGTCCCGAGTACCGCCGGGCGGCCGGCGCCTTCGCCGACGTGACCCGCGACGCCATCGCCGGGGCCGACCCGGAGAACCCGGGAGTGCAGGAACGGCCCGCCCCCGGCATCCAGTTCGTGGGCATCCCCGAGTTCACCGATCTGGGCACCAAGGTCTCCCAGGAGATCAGCGCCGCCATCGCGGGGCGTCAGTCCGTCGCCGAGGCGCTCAGGGCCTCGCAGCGGCTGGCCGAGGAGGTCGGTGGGGAGTACCGGAACCGATGA
- a CDS encoding alcohol dehydrogenase catalytic domain-containing protein translates to MKAAVIESVGKAVLTTVPDPAPGPREVVVKVAACGLCGTDLHIMQGEFAPSLPIVPGHEFAGEVVGVGGEVTEVTVGDRVAVDPSLYCHECRYCRNGRNNLCDRWAAIGVTVAGGAAEYAVAPVANCVRLPDHVDVQDAALIEPLSCAVRGYDVLSARMGAHVLIYGSGTMGLMMLELAKRTGAAGVDVVDVNPERLATARALGCSGAALGADEFDRPRGWDVVVDATGNAAAIQDGLGRVAKAGTFLQFGVSDYATTATIEPYRIYNQEITITGSMAVLHSYERAAELFATGIIDPKVFISDRLPLESYPEALERFAAGAGRKIVVVP, encoded by the coding sequence GTGAAAGCCGCCGTCATCGAGTCCGTCGGCAAGGCCGTCCTGACCACCGTCCCGGACCCCGCCCCGGGGCCGCGCGAGGTGGTGGTGAAGGTCGCCGCCTGCGGACTGTGCGGAACGGACCTGCACATCATGCAGGGGGAGTTCGCGCCCTCGCTGCCGATCGTGCCCGGCCACGAGTTCGCCGGTGAGGTCGTCGGCGTCGGCGGTGAGGTCACCGAGGTGACGGTGGGCGACCGGGTGGCGGTGGACCCCTCGCTGTACTGCCACGAGTGCCGCTACTGCCGCAACGGCCGCAACAACCTGTGCGACCGCTGGGCCGCCATCGGCGTCACCGTGGCGGGCGGCGCCGCCGAGTACGCCGTCGCTCCGGTGGCCAACTGCGTGAGGCTCCCCGACCACGTCGACGTCCAGGACGCGGCGCTCATCGAACCGCTGTCCTGCGCGGTGCGCGGCTACGACGTGCTGTCCGCGCGGATGGGCGCCCACGTGCTGATCTACGGCTCCGGCACGATGGGCCTGATGATGCTGGAGCTGGCCAAGCGCACGGGCGCGGCGGGCGTGGACGTCGTCGACGTCAACCCCGAGCGCCTGGCCACCGCCAGGGCGCTGGGCTGTTCGGGCGCGGCGCTCGGGGCCGACGAGTTCGACCGCCCCCGGGGCTGGGACGTCGTCGTGGACGCCACCGGCAACGCGGCGGCCATCCAGGACGGGCTGGGACGGGTGGCCAAGGCGGGCACGTTCCTCCAGTTCGGGGTCTCCGACTACGCCACGACGGCCACCATCGAGCCGTACCGGATCTACAACCAGGAGATCACCATCACCGGCTCCATGGCGGTGCTCCACAGCTACGAGCGCGCCGCCGAGCTCTTCGCGACGGGGATCATCGACCCGAAGGTCTTCATCAGCGACCGGCTGCCGCTGGAGAGCTACCCGGAGGCGCTGGAGCGGTTCGCGGCGGGAGCGGGACGGAAGATCGTGGTGGTGCCCTGA
- a CDS encoding thiolase family protein: MANDLLRDVYVVDAVRTPVGRYGGALAGVRPDDLAAHVVRALVDRTPDLDPARVDDVVFGNANGAGEENRNVARMAVLLAGLPVTVPGVTVNRLCASGLEAVVHAARAIAVGDASVAIAGGVESMTRAPWVMPKPDRGHPAGHAQMYSTTLGWRMTNPNMPPQWTVSLGEGAEQVADKHHITREDQDAWALASHHKAARAWADGHYAREVVPVDGVDLDRDETIRDNTSLQALARLKPAFRPEEGTVTAGNSSPLNDGAAALLLTDAAGLKATGREPLARVRASATTAVEPNLFGLGPVDAVHRALEKAGRAFTDLATVELNEAFAAQVLGCLAEWPELDPALVNPHGGAIAIGHPLGASGARLAGAVAHHLAATGGGTGLAALCIGVGQGQALVLER; encoded by the coding sequence ATGGCCAACGATCTCCTCCGTGATGTGTATGTGGTGGATGCGGTGCGTACCCCGGTGGGACGGTACGGCGGGGCGTTGGCGGGAGTGCGCCCGGACGACCTGGCCGCGCACGTGGTGCGCGCACTGGTCGACCGCACCCCCGACCTGGACCCGGCCCGCGTCGACGACGTGGTCTTCGGCAACGCCAACGGCGCCGGCGAGGAGAACCGCAACGTCGCCCGCATGGCCGTCCTCCTGGCCGGCCTGCCCGTCACCGTCCCCGGCGTCACCGTCAACCGCCTGTGCGCCTCCGGTCTGGAGGCCGTCGTCCACGCCGCCCGCGCCATCGCCGTCGGCGACGCGTCGGTCGCCATCGCCGGGGGCGTGGAGTCGATGACCCGCGCCCCCTGGGTGATGCCCAAGCCCGACCGCGGCCACCCCGCCGGCCACGCGCAGATGTACTCCACCACCCTGGGCTGGCGCATGACCAACCCGAACATGCCGCCCCAGTGGACCGTCTCCCTGGGCGAGGGCGCCGAACAGGTCGCCGACAAGCACCACATCACCCGCGAGGACCAGGACGCCTGGGCCCTGGCCAGCCACCACAAGGCCGCCCGTGCCTGGGCCGACGGCCACTACGCCCGCGAGGTCGTCCCCGTCGACGGCGTGGACCTGGACCGCGACGAGACCATCCGCGACAACACCTCCCTCCAGGCCCTGGCCCGCCTCAAGCCCGCCTTCCGCCCCGAGGAGGGCACCGTGACGGCCGGCAACTCCTCCCCCCTCAACGACGGCGCCGCCGCCCTGCTGCTGACCGACGCCGCCGGTCTGAAGGCCACCGGACGCGAGCCCCTGGCCCGCGTCCGCGCCTCCGCCACCACCGCCGTCGAGCCCAACCTCTTCGGCCTGGGCCCCGTCGACGCGGTGCACCGGGCCCTGGAGAAGGCCGGCCGCGCCTTCACCGACCTGGCCACCGTCGAGCTCAACGAGGCCTTCGCCGCCCAGGTCCTGGGCTGCCTGGCCGAGTGGCCCGAGCTGGACCCGGCCCTCGTCAACCCCCACGGCGGCGCCATCGCCATCGGCCACCCCCTGGGCGCCTCCGGCGCACGCCTGGCCGGCGCCGTCGCCCACCACCTGGCCGCCACCGGCGGCGGCACCGGCCTCGCCGCCCTGTGCATCGGCGTCGGCCAGGGCCAGGCCCTCGTCCTGGAACGCTGA
- a CDS encoding lipase maturation factor family protein, which translates to MEWFAAPEYWLSRTVLQRALAAVYLVAFVSAALQFRALIGERGLTPAPAFLRRVPFRASPSLFHRHYSDRFFAAVAWTGAALSAAVTLGAADRVPLAVSMAMWALLWVLYLSIVNIGQTWYSFGWESLLLEAGFLAVFLGNAGVAPPLPTLLLLRWLLFRVEFGAGLIKWRGDACWRRLTCLDYHHETQPMPGPLSWFFHHLPRPLHRVEVAANHVTQLVVPFLLFAPQPVATGAALAVLGTQLWLVASGNFSWLNWLTIVLALSAVDTSSVHDAPAHGPTPLWFEVAVIAVTVLVAVLSWWPVRNMLSRRQEMNRSFNRLHLVNTYGAFGSVTRLRHEVVIEGTDEEEVTDTTRWREYEFRGKPGDVRRLPRQWAPYHLRLDWMMWFAALSPSYAAPWFTRLLRKLLESDRDVLRLLRTDPFPDAPPAHVRALLYRYRFTTWRELRSTGAWWDRELVGPYGPPVSRRASEPG; encoded by the coding sequence ATGGAGTGGTTCGCGGCACCCGAGTACTGGCTGAGCCGGACGGTCCTGCAACGGGCCCTGGCCGCCGTCTACCTCGTCGCGTTCGTCTCGGCCGCCCTGCAGTTCCGGGCGCTGATCGGCGAGCGCGGCCTGACCCCGGCCCCGGCCTTCCTGCGTCGGGTCCCCTTCCGCGCCTCCCCCAGCCTGTTCCACCGGCACTACTCCGACCGCTTCTTCGCGGCCGTGGCCTGGACCGGCGCCGCGCTGTCGGCCGCGGTGACGCTGGGCGCGGCCGACCGGGTGCCGCTCGCGGTCTCCATGGCGATGTGGGCGCTGCTGTGGGTGCTCTACCTGTCGATCGTCAACATCGGCCAGACCTGGTACTCCTTCGGTTGGGAGTCGCTGCTGTTGGAGGCCGGCTTCCTGGCGGTCTTCCTGGGCAACGCGGGGGTGGCGCCGCCCCTGCCCACGCTGCTCCTGCTGCGCTGGCTGCTGTTCCGGGTGGAGTTCGGCGCGGGGCTGATCAAGTGGCGGGGCGACGCCTGTTGGCGCAGGCTCACCTGCCTGGACTACCACCACGAGACACAGCCGATGCCGGGCCCGTTGAGCTGGTTCTTCCACCATCTGCCCAGGCCCCTGCACCGGGTCGAGGTGGCGGCCAACCACGTCACCCAGCTCGTGGTCCCGTTCCTGTTGTTCGCCCCCCAGCCGGTGGCGACCGGCGCCGCCCTGGCCGTGCTGGGCACCCAGCTGTGGCTGGTGGCGTCCGGCAACTTCTCCTGGCTCAACTGGCTCACGATCGTGCTCGCCCTGTCCGCCGTGGACACCTCGTCGGTCCACGACGCCCCCGCGCACGGCCCGACGCCCCTGTGGTTCGAGGTCGCCGTGATCGCGGTGACGGTCCTGGTGGCGGTGCTCAGTTGGTGGCCGGTGCGGAACATGCTCTCGCGCCGTCAGGAGATGAACCGCTCCTTCAACCGGCTCCACCTGGTCAACACCTACGGTGCCTTCGGCAGCGTGACGCGGCTGCGCCACGAGGTGGTGATCGAGGGCACCGACGAGGAGGAGGTCACCGACACGACGCGGTGGCGGGAGTACGAGTTCCGCGGCAAGCCCGGGGACGTGCGCAGGCTGCCGCGCCAGTGGGCGCCGTACCACCTGAGGCTGGACTGGATGATGTGGTTCGCCGCCCTCTCGCCCTCCTACGCCGCCCCGTGGTTCACGCGGCTGCTGCGGAAGCTGCTGGAGAGCGACCGGGACGTGCTGCGGCTGTTGCGGACCGATCCCTTCCCCGACGCGCCGCCCGCCCATGTGCGCGCCCTGCTGTACCGCTACCGCTTCACCACCTGGCGGGAGCTGCGGTCCACGGGCGCCTGGTGGGACCGCGAGTTGGTCGGGCCGTACGGCCCGCCGGTCTCCCGGCGGGCCTCGGAGCCCGGGTGA
- a CDS encoding carbohydrate ABC transporter permease codes for MTTTTPPAAPSSPTAVPPRAPARPSPAPGGRLRAWAGRAPLMPALVFLVVVTQLPFAATLVISFFDWYALDPAAREFTGLANYGSVLSDPAMRSSVVTTALLTATVVLVSLALGLALALLMDRAFRGRGVVRTMLIAPFLIVPVAAALLWKHALYNPEYGLLNGSLSWAASLVGVERPVQPDWISDLPLAAVEAALVWQWTPFMMLVLLAGLQSRSPEMVEAARLDGAGSWQIFRHLTLPHLRRYLELGALLGSIHIVQHFDAVFTITAGALDTANLPYTIYHTFYRAHEYGLASAAGVLVVIGSIVIATFALRVVSSLFGEEASRS; via the coding sequence ATGACGACCACCACACCCCCGGCGGCGCCCTCCTCGCCCACCGCCGTTCCGCCCCGCGCCCCGGCGCGGCCGTCCCCCGCCCCCGGTGGACGGTTGCGGGCCTGGGCCGGCCGCGCCCCTCTGATGCCCGCGTTGGTCTTCCTGGTCGTGGTCACCCAACTGCCGTTCGCGGCGACGTTGGTGATCTCCTTCTTCGACTGGTACGCCCTCGACCCCGCCGCCCGGGAGTTCACCGGCCTGGCCAACTACGGCTCGGTGCTCTCCGACCCGGCCATGCGGTCCTCGGTGGTCACCACGGCGCTGTTGACCGCCACCGTGGTCCTGGTCTCTCTCGCCCTCGGACTCGCCCTGGCGCTGCTGATGGACCGCGCGTTCCGGGGCCGCGGCGTGGTGCGCACCATGCTCATCGCGCCCTTCCTGATCGTCCCCGTCGCCGCCGCGCTGCTGTGGAAGCACGCCCTGTACAACCCCGAGTACGGGCTGCTCAACGGCTCCCTGTCCTGGGCGGCCTCGCTGGTGGGCGTGGAGCGCCCCGTCCAGCCCGACTGGATCTCGGACCTGCCGCTGGCCGCGGTGGAGGCGGCGCTGGTGTGGCAGTGGACGCCGTTCATGATGCTCGTCCTGCTGGCCGGACTGCAGAGCCGGTCACCGGAGATGGTCGAGGCGGCCCGGCTGGACGGTGCCGGGAGTTGGCAGATCTTCCGCCACCTGACGCTGCCGCACCTGCGGCGCTACCTGGAGCTGGGGGCGCTGCTGGGGTCGATCCACATCGTGCAGCACTTCGACGCGGTGTTCACCATCACCGCCGGGGCGCTGGACACCGCCAACCTGCCGTACACGATCTACCACACCTTCTACCGGGCCCACGAGTACGGACTGGCGTCCGCCGCGGGCGTCCTCGTCGTCATCGGCTCGATCGTCATCGCCACCTTCGCCCTGCGGGTGGTCTCGTCCCTGTTCGGTGAGGAGGCATCCCGGTCATGA
- a CDS encoding acetylxylan esterase, which translates to MPLTDLPLDQLRDYRPEVAEPEDFDDFWSKTLAAARAAASGPAEYRRVEDAPLTTVEVFDVRFPGWGGQPVAAWLILPRGADGPLPAVVNYIGYGGGRGLYIEHLLWSAAGYATFVVDSRGQGHDTPDPEPATTPQYVGGFMTRGLDDPANHYYRRLVTDCVRAVDAVRDHPAVDPERVVVAGGSQGGGLALAVAGLASRQVAAALVDVPFMCHYRRSAEVASAGPYPEIAHYLGVHQRTDPESVFATLNYFDGLHFAPRATVPALFSVALMDPVCPPSTVFAAYHRYAGTDRDIRVWHFGDHGGGRASQPYEQLLWLRERGLTA; encoded by the coding sequence ATGCCGCTGACCGATCTTCCGCTGGACCAACTGCGCGACTACCGACCCGAGGTGGCCGAACCCGAGGACTTCGACGACTTCTGGTCCAAGACCCTCGCCGCCGCGCGGGCCGCCGCGTCGGGCCCGGCGGAGTACCGGCGGGTCGAGGACGCGCCGCTGACCACCGTCGAGGTGTTCGACGTGCGCTTCCCCGGCTGGGGCGGCCAGCCCGTCGCCGCCTGGCTGATCCTGCCGCGCGGCGCGGACGGGCCGTTGCCCGCGGTGGTCAACTACATCGGTTACGGCGGGGGCCGCGGCCTGTACATCGAGCACCTGTTGTGGAGCGCGGCCGGTTACGCCACCTTCGTGGTCGACAGCCGGGGGCAGGGCCACGACACCCCCGACCCGGAGCCGGCGACCACCCCGCAGTACGTGGGCGGGTTCATGACGCGCGGGTTGGACGACCCGGCCAACCACTACTACCGGCGGTTGGTGACCGACTGCGTGCGCGCGGTGGACGCGGTGCGCGACCACCCCGCGGTGGACCCGGAGCGGGTGGTGGTCGCGGGCGGCAGCCAGGGCGGCGGACTGGCCCTGGCCGTGGCGGGGCTGGCGTCGCGGCAGGTGGCGGCGGCGCTGGTGGACGTGCCCTTCATGTGTCACTACCGGCGCAGCGCCGAAGTGGCCTCGGCCGGCCCCTACCCGGAGATCGCCCACTACCTCGGAGTGCACCAGCGCACCGATCCCGAGTCCGTCTTCGCGACCCTGAACTACTTCGACGGGCTGCACTTCGCGCCCCGCGCCACCGTTCCCGCGCTCTTCAGCGTCGCCCTGATGGACCCGGTCTGCCCGCCTTCGACGGTCTTCGCCGCCTACCACCGCTACGCGGGGACCGACCGCGACATCCGGGTCTGGCACTTCGGCGACCACGGCGGCGGCCGCGCCTCGCAGCCGTACGAGCAACTGCTGTGGCTGCGGGAGCGCGGTCTGACGGCCTGA